The following coding sequences are from one Saccharomyces eubayanus strain FM1318 chromosome VII, whole genome shotgun sequence window:
- the CLD1 gene encoding carboxylic ester hydrolase codes for MRIRFLTLKSTLGSIIRSPLKGFQFLTGASSSNTQSESPEASIKYATEKQILRTPSAPTAIPLREIIYKVPGLFPRPLEDSVKDFRDFIKNEDSFQTELLATLPFYPNPSTAKKSKLIKTAVDDDGNYINEFCIYPQTPSVPEADLKHLVFIHGYGAGLGFFIKNFEDIPLLNNEWCVHAIDLPGYGFSSRPKFPFKYPRDDIHSVQDWFHERIHTWFKKRNLLDKPEKNIVMAHSLGSYLMALYLQKYEKSPSFKKLILCSPAGVSHRDFNSSNSDVEKWKPPPWWYVKLWDKNISPFTLVRNSRQFGSKITSGWSYRRFKHILNGDPDQSKRFEALHRYAYSIFNKRGSGEYLLSFALKCGGEPRLSLEEQLFNGKNASVLENAKYEWIWLYGDDDWMDVNGGLRVSKLLNDKLKQKSNVITVPNAGHHLYLDNHKFFNSIIMKEMQKV; via the coding sequence ATGAGAATTCGCTTTTTGACGCTTAAATCCACGCTGGGCTCAATAATAAGAAGCCCCTTGAAGGgtttccaatttttgaCAGGAGCTAGCTCATCGAACACACAGTCAGAATCACCTGAAGCCTCCATTAAATATGCCACGGAGAAACAGATATTGAGAACACCGTCTGCACCGACAGCCATCCCTCTGAGGGAGATTATTTATAAAGTGCCCGGTTTGTTCCCTCGCCCTCTAGAAGATTCTGTTAAGGATTTCCGagatttcatcaaaaacGAGGATAGCTTTCAAACTGAGCTCTTGGCAACGTTGCCATTTTATCCAAACCCGTCGACAGCCAAGAAGTCGAAACTTATAAAGACTGCTGTTGATGATGACGGTAATTatatcaatgaattttGCATATATCCTCAGACACCTTCAGTACCTGAAGCTGATTTGAAACACTTGGTTTTCATTCACGGGTACGGTGCCGGATTgggtttttttattaagaattttgaagatatcCCTCTATTAAATAATGAATGGTGTGTTCATGCCATTGATTTGCCCGGGTACggcttttcttcaagaccAAAATTTCCATTCAAGTATCCAAGAGATGATATTCATAGCGTTCAAGATTGGTTTCACGAGAGGATACACACTTGGtttaagaaaagaaaccttTTAGACaaacctgaaaaaaatattgtcaTGGCCCATTCTTTGGGATCTTATTTGATGGCATTATACTtacaaaaatatgaaaagtCTCCgtctttcaagaaattgattcTTTGTTCCCCGGCAGGCGTATCTCACAGAGATTTTAATAGTAGTAATTCAGACGTTGAGAAATGGAAACCCCCTCCTTGGTGGTACGTTAAGCTTTGGGATAAGAATATTTCTCCATTTACGCTAGTGAGAAACTCTCGCCAGTTCGGTTCCAAAATCACAAGCGGATGGTCATATCGGCGTTTTAAACATATCTTGAACGGTGATCCGGATCAATCAAAACGGTTTGAAGCTTTGCATAGATATGCTTAttccattttcaacaaacGTGGTTCAGGCGAATACCTATTAAGTTTTGCTCTGAAGTGTGGCGGTGAACCAAGATTATCCCTGGAAGAGCAATTATTTAACGGCAAGAACGCAAGTGTTTTAGAGAATGCGAAGTATGAGTGGATTTGGCTCTATGGGGATGACGATTGGATGGATGTCAATGGTGGACTTAGAGTCTCTAAACTTTTAAACGATAAGTTGAAGCAAAAAAGCAATGTTATCACCGTCCCTAATGCAGGACATCATTTATATTTGGATAAccataaatttttcaacagtaTCATTATGAAAGAAATGCAAAAAGTATGA
- the SHY1 gene encoding cytochrome oxidase assembly protein SHY1 — MFLLRARCTSRFLSNTSLLPCRHTNGRPLYHLLTRHQQHRGIITSTIDWKPIKTGKSPNDDSKRKGSFGKKIVLGLMIAMPVISFYLGTWQMRRLKWKTKLIAACESKLTYDPIPLPKTFTPEMCEDWEYRKVILSGHFLHSEEMFVGPRKKNGEKGYLLFTPFILDDTGDKLLIERGWISEEKVAPESRNLHHLSLPQEDHLKLVCLVRPPKARGSLQWAKKDPNSRLWQVPDIYDMAKTSGCKPIQFQALYDMKDHPIRDENSKNAALSNQSTFSFWKFWKREPTDIKTEKKNLSEGKPKPEATDQTIEFNEWQFIKAGVPIGRKPTIDLKNNHLQYLVTWYGLSLLSTIFLAVALAKAKKGGVVSQDQLIKDKLKHTRKYM; from the coding sequence ATGTTTTTATTAAGGGCTAGATGCACCAGCCGTTTTCTATCGAACACATCACTGCTTCCCTGTAGACACACGAATGGGAGACCACTATATCACTTACTCACAAGGCACCAGCAACATAGAGGCATAATAACGTCGACTATAGACTGGAAACCAATCAAAACTGGTAAGAGTCCAAACGATGATTCCAAAAGGAAAGGAtcatttggaaagaagatCGTGTTGGGGTTAATGATTGCAATGCCGGTAATATCATTCTATCTAGGAACTTGGCAAATGAGGAGGTTAAAATGGAAGACAAAGCTAATTGCAGCGTGTGAAAGTAAGCTGACCTATGACCCGATACCGCTTCCTAAAACTTTTACTCCTGAGATGTGCGAAGACTGGGAATACCGTAAAGTTATTCTTTCCGGACATTTCCTCCACAGTGAAGAGATGTTTGTTGgtccaagaaagaaaaatggagAGAAGGGTTATCTCTTATTCACGCCATTTATCTTGGACGATACTGGCGACAAATTGCTTATAGAAAGAGGATGGATcagtgaagaaaaagtagcTCCTGAGTCAAGAAACTTGCATCATTTATCGTTGCCTCAAGAGGATCATTTGAAATTGGTCTGCTTAGTAAGGCCACCAAAGGCAAGAGGCTCATTACAATGGGCAAAAAAGGACCCAAATTCTAGATTGTGGCAAGTGCCGGACATTTACGATATGGCAAAAACGTCCGGGTGTAAACCTATCCAATTCCAAGCCTTGTACGACATGAAGGATCATCCGATACGCGACGAAAACTCAAAGAACGCAGCTTTATCAAATCAATCAACTTTTAGCTTCTGGAAATTCTGGAAACGTGAACCTACTGATATCAAgactgaaaagaaaaatctttcCGAAGGCAAGCCAAAGCCGGAGGCAACTGACCAAACAATCGAGTTCAATGAATGGCAGTTCATAAAAGCGGGTGTTCCCATAGGTAGGAAGCCCACgattgatttgaaaaacaatcATCTACAGTATTTAGTAACATGGTACGGCCTTTCCCTTCTGAGCACGATCTTTTTAGCCGTAGCTCTTGCGAAGGCTAAAAAGGGCGGAGTTGTGTCTCAAGACCAACTGATCAAGGACAAACTAAAGCACACGAGGAAGTACATGTAA
- the DAM1 gene encoding Dam1p, producing MSEDKAKLATARSATEYRLSIGSAPTSRRSSIGESSSVAKFTGQEGLTGSTGECSENAIQQVLLPKIRELTDSIITLDSNFTHLNFIHESLADLNESLGSLLYGIMSNSWCVEFSQAPHDIQEDLIAIKQLESLEDEKKNLLEEISNIERGASKTNADVSRENKLDKDSQKKQFSQPLFPSSQVRKYRPYDNKDKRRSTKAANNLSTDNEEDYDDDTSSEASFVLNPTNIGTSKSSQGHVSKNARSNNNNNSKLRRKSILHTIRNSIASGADLPGIENDNVINLGDLHNRISLGSGAARIVNGPMAKKRHSMFTGNAERTSTENRHSIAKKPEKKLSARPPFR from the coding sequence ATGAGCGAAGATAAAGCCAAATTAGCAACTGCCAGGTCGGCTACAGAATACCGGCTATCTATCGGTAGCGCCCCGACTTCGAGAAGGTCTTCCATAGGTGAATCCTCATCCGTGGCAAAATTTACTGGTCAAGAAGGGCTAACGGGATCAACTGGAGAGTGCAGTGAAAACGCCATACAGCAGGTTCTGTTGCCGAAGATCAGAGAATTGACCGATTCCATTATCACTTTAGATTCAAATTTTACGCACTTGAACTTTATTCACGAGAGTTTGGCTGACCTGAATGAATCACTAGGTTCGTTGTTGTATGGTATCATGAGCAATTCATGGTGCGTAGAGTTTTCACAGGCGCCTCATGATATCCAAGAGGATCTGATCGCTATCAAACAGTTGGAATCGTTAGaagatgagaaaaaaaacttattAGAGGAAATTTCCAACATAGAACGTGGGGCTTCGAAAACAAATGCTGATGTGtcaagagaaaataaactGGATAAAGATTCCCAGAAGAAACAGTTCAGCCAACCGCTGTTCCCTTCCTCGCAAGTAAGAAAGTATAGACCATACGACAACAAAGATAAAAGAAGGTCTACTAAGGCCGCCAACAACTTGTCAACAGACAATGAAGAGGATTATGATGACGATACTAGCAGCGAGGCGTCCTTTGTTCTAAACCCGACAAACATAGGGACATCCAAATCCTCTCAAGGGCACGTAAGTAAAAATGCGCGTtccaataacaataacaatagtaaGCTAAGGCGGAAATCAATCCTACACACAATAAGAAATAGCATTGCCTCTGGAGCTGATTTGCCAGGCATCGAAAACGATAACGTCATCAATTTAGGCGATTTGCATAATCGAATATCGCTCGGAAGTGGTGCCGCTAGGATAGTCAATGGTCCCATGGCAAAAAAGAGGCATTCCATGTTCACTGGAAATGCAGAAAGGACTTCCACAGAAAACAGACACTCAATCGCAAAAAAACCTGAGAAAAAGCTGAGCGCAAGACCGCCTTTCAGGTAA
- the SPT6 gene encoding chromatin-remodeling histone chaperone SPT6 has product MEETGDSKLVPRDDEEIVNDNDETKAPSDEEEGEDVFDSSEEDEDIDEDEDEARKVQEGFIVNDDDENEDLGTSISKKRRKHKRREREEDDRLSEDDLDLLMENAGVERTKASSSSGKFKRLKRVGDEGDAAEPENENVAASGQDSTSKLEDFFSEDEEEEDLVSRKGRSNEYGRDEEDQEDEDRTADKGGILDELDDFIEDDEFSDEDDETRQRRIQEKRHLREQATKQPTQITGLSSDKIDEMYDIFGDGHDYDWALEIENEELENGNENNEIEEEEIDEETGTVKSSKKKISLEDIYDLEDLKKNLMTEGDMKIRKTDIPERYQELRAGITDYGNMSSEDQELERNWIAEKISVDKNFEATYDLTEFKEAIGNAIKFITQENLEVPFIYAYRRNYISSREKDGFLLTEDDLWEIVSLDIEFHSLVYKKDYVKRFYEELHVDDPIVSEYFKNQNTASIAELNSLQDIYDYLEFKYANEINEMFINHTEKSGKKHLKNSSYEKFKASPLYQAVSDIGISAEDVGENISSQHQIHPPVDHPSYKPVEVIESILNANSGDLQVFTSNTKLAIDTVQKYYSLELSKNTKIREKVRSDFSKYYLADVVLTAKGKREIQRGSLYEDIKYAINRTPMHFRRDPDVFLRMVEAESLNLLSVKLHMSSQAQYIEHLFQIALETTNTSDIAIEWNNFRKLAFNQAMDKIFQDISQEVKDNLAKNCQKLVAKTVRHKFMTKLDQAPFIPNVREPKIPKILTLTCGQGKFGADAIIAVYVNRKGDFVRDFKIVDNPFDKMNPEKFEDTLDNIIQSCQPNAIGINGPNPKTQKFYKKLQEVLHKKQIVDSRGHTIPVIYVEDEVAIRYQNSERAAQEFPNKPPLVKYCIALARYMHSPLLEYANLSSEEVKSLSIHPHQNLLSAEQLTKALETAFVDIVNLVGVEVNRATDNNYYASALKYISGFGKRKAIDFLQSLQRLNEPLLARQQLITHNILHKTIFMNSAGFLYISWNEKRQKYEDLEHDQLDSTRIHPEDYHLATKVAADALEYDPDTISEKEEQGTMSEFIELLREDPDRRTKLESLNLESYAEELEKNSGLRKLNNLNTIVLELLDGFEELRNDFHPLQGDEIFQSLTGESEKTFFKGSIIPVRVERFWHNDIMCATNSEVECVVNAQRHAGAQFRRPANEIYEIGKTYPAKVIYIDYANITAEVSLLDHDVKQQYVPISYSKDPSIWDLKQELEDAEEERKLMMAEARAKRTHRVINHPYYFPFNGRQAEDYLRSKERGEFVIRQSSRGDDHLVITWKLDKDLFQHIDIQELEKENPLALGKVLVVENQRYNDLDQIIVEYLQNKVRLLNEMTSSEKFKSGTKKDVVKFIEDYSRVNPNKSVYYFSLNYDNPGWFYLMFKINANSKLYTWNVKLTNTGYFLVNYNYPSVIQLCNGFKTLLKSNSSKSRMNNYH; this is encoded by the coding sequence ATGGAAGAGACGGGAGATTCAAAGCTAGTCCCTAGGGACGACGAGGAAATAGTGAATGACAACGATGAAACTAAAGCGCCtagtgatgaagaagaaggtgagGACGTTTTCGACTCTTCAGAGGAGGACGAAGACattgacgaagatgaagacgaggCAAGAAAAGTGCAAGAGGGCTTCATTgtcaatgatgatgatgaaaacgaagatTTAGGAACAagcatttccaaaaaaagaagaaagcataagagaagagaaagagaggaAGACGACCGATTATCCGAGGATGATTTGGACTTATTGATGGAAAATGCTGGTGTGGAACGCACTAAGGCAAGTTCCTCTTCCGGGAAGTTTAAGAGGTTGAAAAGAGTGGGTGATGAGGGAGATGCAGCTGAaccagaaaatgaaaatgttGCTGCTTCAGGGCAAGATTCTACATCCAAATTAGaggatttcttttctgaagatgaagaagaggaagattTAGTTTCTCGTAAAGGTAGAAGCAACGAATATGGCCGCGACGAAGAAGATcaggaagatgaagacagGACGGCTGACAAAGGTGGAATTCTGGACGAATTGGATGActtcattgaagatgacgagTTTTCTGACGAGGACGATGAAACTagacaaagaagaattcaagaaaagaggcATTTAAGGGAACAGGCCACTAAGCAACCCACTCAAATCACAGGTTTATCGTCGGATAAGATTGACGAAATGTATGACATTTTCGGTGATGGCCACGACTACGACTGGGCTTTAGAAAtcgaaaatgaagaactagaaaatggtaatgaaaacaatgagattgaggaagaagaaattgatgaagaaaccGGCACTGTAAAAAgctccaagaaaaaaatctctttAGAAGATATTTAtgatttggaagatttgaaaaagaatttgaTGACCGAAGGAGACATGAAGATCAGAAAAACGGATATACCAGAAAGATATCAAGAGTTAAGAGCTGGTATTACAGATTACGGAAATATGTCATCCGAAGATCaagaattggaaagaaattggatagctgaaaaaatttcagttGACAAAAATTTCGAAGCCACTTATGACCTAACTGAATTCAAGGAAGCAATTGGGAATGCAATCAAATTTATCACTCAAGAAAACCTAGAAGTTCCTTTCATTTATGCTTACCGCCGTAATTACATCTcttcaagagaaaaagacGGCTTCCTTTTGACTGAAGATGATCTATGGGAAATTGTTAGCCTTGATATTGAGTTTCACAGTCTTGTGTACAAAAAAGATTATGTCAAGAGATTTTACGAAGAATTACACGTTGATGATCCAATCGTTAGTGAGTACTttaaaaatcaaaacactGCATCAATTGCTGAATTGAATTCTTTACAAGATATTTATGATTACTTGGAGTTCAAATATGCCAATGAAATTAATGAAATGTTCATAAATCACACTGAAAAGTCGGGTAAAAAgcacttgaaaaattctagTTACGAAAAATTTAAGGCTAGTCCTCTTTATCAAGCGGTTAGTGATATCGGTATATCTGCAGAGGATGTAGGTGAAAACATCAGCTCCCAACATCAAATTCACCCACCTGTAGATCACCCAAGTTACAAACCGGTAGAAGTTATAGAATCTATATTGAACGCGAACAGTGGTGATTTGCAAGTCTTCACCTCCAATACCAAATTAGCAATTGACACAGTACAGAAATATTACTCTTTGGAATTGTCTAAAAATACCAAAATAAGGGAGAAGGTCAGATCCgacttttccaaatattACTTGGCTGACGTTGTGTTAACAGCTAAAGGTAAGAGAGAAATTCAGAGAGGATCTCTATATGAAGATATAAAATACGCTATTAATAGAACTCCGATGCATTTCCGTAGGGACCCAGATGTTTTTCTGAGAATGGTGGAGGCAGAATCTCTGAATTTGCTGAGTGTTAAATTGCACATGTCATCCCAAGCCCAGTACATCGAGCATTTATTCCAGATTGCTCTTGAAACCACTAACACCTCAGATATTGCAATCGAGTGGAATAATTTCCGTAAATTGGCATTTAACCAAGCAATGGACAAGATTTTCCAAGATATTTCTCAAGAGGTTAAAGATAACTTAGCAAAAAACTGTCAAAAACTTGTAGCCAAAACTGTTCGTCATAAATTCATGACGAAACTGGACCAAGCTCCCTTCATTCCTAATGTCAGAGAACCCAAGATTCCAAAGATCTTAACTCTAACCTGTGGTCAAGGTAAGTTCGGAGCCGACGCCATTATTGCCGTCTACGTTAACAGGAAAGGTGATTTCGTAAGAGACTTCAAGATTGTCGATAATCcatttgataaaatgaACCCTGAGAAATTTGAAGACACTTTGGATAATATTATTCAAAGTTGTCAACCAAATGCCATCGGTATTAATGGTCCTAACCCAAAGACgcaaaaattttacaagaaaTTACAAGAGGTTTTACACAAGAAGCAAATCGTTGATAGTAGAGGTCATACCATTCCTGTTATTTatgttgaagatgaagtTGCTATCCGTTACCAAAACTCTGAGAGAGCAGCCCAAGAATTTCCAAACAAGCCGCCCCTAGTTAAATATTGTATTGCCTTGGCGCGTTACATGCACTCCCCCTTATTGGAATATGCTAATTTGTCAAGTGAAGAAGTGAAATCGCTTTCAATCCACCCACATCAAAACCTACTTTCTGCGGAGCAACTAACTAAGGCTCTTGAAACAGCTTTTGTTGACATTGTCAACTTGGTAGGTGTTGAAGTTAACAGGGCTACCGATAACAACTACTATGCTAGCGCACTCAAATACATTTCTGGTTTTGGCAAACGTAAGGCTATCGATTTTTTGCAATCACTGCAAAGATTAAATGAACCATTGCTGGCTCGTCAGCAATTGATCACACACAACATTCTTCACAAGACTATCTTTATGAATTCTGCTGGTTTTCTGTACATTTCGTGGAAtgagaaaagacaaaaatacGAAGATTTGGAACACGATCAATTAGACAGCACAAGAATTCATCCAGAAGACTACCATCTGGCTACTAAGGTTGCTGCTGATGCTTTGGAATACGATCCTGATACTATATCTGAGAAGGAAGAGCAAGGGACAATGAGTGAATTCATCGAACTCCTAAGAGAAGACCCAGACCGTAGAACAAAGTTAGAATCATTAAATTTAGAGTCTTATGCCgaagaacttgaaaaaaactcaGGATTAAGAAAACTGAATAATCTGAATACAATAGTTCTTGAATTATTGGATGGGTTTGAAGAATTAAGAAATGACTTCCATCCTCTGCAAGGtgatgaaattttccagAGTCTAACTGGTGAATCCGAAAAGACTTTCTTCAAGGGCAGCATCATTCCAGTCAGAGTAGAAAGATTCTGGCACAACGACATAATGTGTGCAACCAACTCTGAAGTAGAATGTGTAGTAAATGCTCAGCGTCATGCAGGTGCACAATTTAGAAGGCCAGCAAATGAAATATATGAAATTGGAAAGACTTATCCAGCAAAGGTAATTTACATCGACTATGCTAATATTACTGCAGAAGTGTCCTTATTAGATCATGATGTAAAACAACAATATGTTCCAATAAGTTACAGTAAGGATCCTTCCATTTGGGATTTGAAACAAGAATTGGAGGATGCCGAGGAAGAAAGGAAATTAATGATGGCCGAAGCCCGTGCAAAGAGAACACATCGTGTTATCAACCATCCTTACTATTTCCCCTTTAACGGAAGACAAGCCGAAGATTACCTAAGGAGTAAAGAACGTGGTGAGTTTGTTATCAGGCAATCAAGCCGGGGTGACGACCATCTGGTTATCACTTGGAAATTGGACAAAGACCTATTCCAACACATTGATATTCAGGAACTAGAAAAGGAGAATCCTTTAGCCCTAGGTAAGGTTCTTGTCGTTGAAAACCAAAGATACAATGATTTGGACCAAATTATTGTTGAATATTTACAAAACAAAGTAAGGTTACTAAACGAAATGACTTctagtgaaaaattcaaaagcGGTACCAAGAAGGATGTGGTaaaatttattgaagattACTCTAGAGTGAACCCAAATAAATctgtttattattttagTCTGAACTACGATAACCCTGGTTGGTTTTATTTGATGTTCAAGATTAACGCGAATAGCAAATTGTACACATGGAATGTAAAATTAACTAACACTGGTTATTTCTTGGTTAACTACAACTATCCAAGTGTTATTCAACTCTGTAATGGTTTCAAGACCCTTTTGAAGTCTAACAGTAGCAAAAGTAGAATGAATAACTATCATTAG
- the RPS23A gene encoding 40S ribosomal protein uS12, translated as MGKGKPRGLNSARKLRVHRRNNRWAENNYKKRLLGTAFKSSPFGGSSHAKGIVLEKLGIESKQPNSAIRKCVRVQLIKNGKKVTAFVPNDGCLNFVDENDEVLLAGFGRKGKAKGDIPGVRFKVVKVSGVSLLALWKEKKEKPRS; from the exons ATGGGTAAAGGTAAGCCAAGAGGTTTGAACTCTGCTAGAAAATTGCGTGTCCACAGAAGAAACAA CCGTTGGGCCGAAAACAACTATAAGAAGAGATTGTTGGGTACTGCCTTCAAGTCTTCTCCATTCGGTGGTTCTTCTCACGCTAAGGGTATTGTCTTGGAAAAGTTGGGTATTGAATCCAAGCAACCTAACTCTGCTATCAGAAAGTGTGTTAGAGTTCAATTAATCAAGAACGGTAAGAAGGTTACTGCTTTCGTTCCAAACGATGGTTGTTTGAACTTCGTCGACGAAAATGACGAAGTCTTACTAGCCGGTTTCGGTAGAAAGGGTAAGGCTAAGGGTGATATTCCAGGTGTTAGATTCAAGGTCGTTAAGGTCTCTGGTGTCTCCTTGTTGGCCTTAtggaaggaaaagaaggaaaagccAAGATCATAA